A portion of the Patescibacteria group bacterium genome contains these proteins:
- a CDS encoding GreA/GreB family elongation factor, with product MVQRKKFYLTSKGLGDIEKEYKVLKNLRLAKTRGEVPKIWESEDLNPEYLSFQEDLSFLETRIAELENILKNVELIKTPSKKKRDVIELGATVVVEVDRDKDEFRVVGTLEANPSLGKISNESPVGMALLGHKVGDEVIISSPIKTVYKINKIKYN from the coding sequence ATGGTACAAAGAAAAAAGTTTTATTTAACATCAAAAGGACTTGGGGATATAGAAAAAGAATATAAAGTTTTAAAAAATCTTCGGCTTGCTAAAACCAGAGGGGAAGTTCCAAAAATTTGGGAATCTGAAGATTTGAATCCTGAATATCTTTCTTTCCAAGAAGATTTAAGTTTTCTTGAGACAAGAATAGCCGAACTTGAAAATATTTTAAAGAATGTAGAATTAATTAAAACTCCTTCCAAGAAAAAGCGAGATGTTATAGAGCTTGGGGCGACAGTGGTAGTAGAAGTAGATAGAGATAAAGATGAATTTAGAGTTGTAGGAACTCTTGAAGCTAATCCTTCCTTGGGTAAGATTAGTAATGAGTCACCAGTTGGAATGGCTCTTTTAGGCCATAAAGTTGGAGATGAAGTTATTATTTCCTCGCCAATAAAAACAGTTTATAAAATTAATAAGATAAAATATAACTGA
- a CDS encoding HD domain-containing protein yields the protein MIDFVNFLHEVGKLRRIPRRGWVLIGVKKDPASVTDHSFRLAIMAWILGKKKRLNLERAIKMALIHDLCELYAGDITPYDHKSLPKNKKEWPKLFDSWPRFTKSKKLKNFLKKHKKEKIALTKITSGLPLELKKEILNLWYDYEKGSTKEARFVRQVNRLETLLQAFEYSKETKKRPFHSWWVGTEEQIDDPFLVKFMEKIAEKFYRRPRKKTKKTRK from the coding sequence ATGATTGACTTTGTTAATTTTTTACATGAAGTAGGAAAACTAAGAAGAATACCAAGAAGAGGTTGGGTTTTAATTGGGGTGAAGAAGGATCCTGCCAGTGTTACTGATCATAGTTTTCGATTGGCAATTATGGCCTGGATTTTGGGAAAGAAAAAAAGATTAAATCTTGAAAGAGCTATTAAGATGGCCTTAATTCATGATCTTTGCGAGCTATATGCTGGAGATATAACTCCTTATGATCACAAGTCATTACCTAAAAATAAAAAAGAATGGCCTAAATTGTTTGACTCTTGGCCAAGATTTACAAAGTCTAAAAAACTTAAAAATTTTCTTAAAAAACATAAAAAAGAGAAAATCGCTTTAACAAAAATTACTTCAGGATTGCCTTTAGAATTAAAAAAAGAGATTTTAAATCTTTGGTATGATTATGAAAAAGGATCCACAAAAGAGGCGCGATTCGTTAGGCAGGTAAATAGATTAGAAACTCTTTTGCAGGCGTTTGAATATAGTAAAGAAACTAAAAAACGCCCTTTTCATTCTTGGTGGGTTGGGACAGAAGAACAAATAGACGACCCCTTTTTAGTAAAGTTTATGGAAAAGATAGCTGAAAAGTTTTATCGTAGACCGAGAAAGAAAACTAAAAAGACAAGAAAATGA
- a CDS encoding DUF72 domain-containing protein translates to MNKGKIYIGTSGWVYRHWENIFYPESLSSKDKLKYFSQHLKTTEVNYSFYRLPRPSTYQNWYSQTPGDFLFTVKASRFITHIKRLKDVKEPWKIFIKNALNLKEKLGPILFQFPPSFKATEENIKRLEEFLKFIRKNNKKLRFAFEFRHKTWCEEKIYKLLKKHRVAWVIADSPSFPRAEKITADFVYIRMHGSKVLFSSKYTKKELKDLAEKIKKWKRNKDVFVYFNNDAHGHAIENAKTLRGFLGK, encoded by the coding sequence ATGAACAAAGGTAAAATATATATCGGTACTTCTGGGTGGGTTTATCGCCACTGGGAAAATATTTTCTATCCAGAAAGCCTGTCTTCAAAAGATAAACTAAAATACTTTTCTCAACATCTTAAAACAACTGAAGTAAACTATTCTTTTTATCGTCTGCCAAGACCGAGTACTTATCAAAATTGGTACTCCCAAACGCCGGGAGATTTTTTATTTACTGTAAAGGCAAGTCGTTTCATTACCCATATTAAGAGATTGAAAGATGTTAAGGAGCCCTGGAAAATATTTATTAAAAATGCTCTGAATCTTAAAGAAAAGCTCGGCCCAATTTTATTTCAATTCCCTCCTTCTTTTAAAGCAACTGAAGAAAATATAAAAAGATTAGAAGAATTTTTAAAGTTTATTCGCAAAAATAACAAAAAATTACGATTTGCTTTTGAGTTTCGTCATAAAACCTGGTGCGAAGAGAAAATTTACAAACTTTTAAAAAAACATAGAGTTGCTTGGGTAATTGCTGATTCTCCTTCTTTCCCCAGAGCTGAAAAAATAACTGCTGATTTTGTCTATATCAGAATGCACGGGTCTAAAGTTTTATTCTCTTCAAAATATACAAAAAAGGAATTAAAGGATTTAGCTGAAAAAATCAAAAAGTGGAAGAGAAATAAAGATGTCTTTGTCTATTTCAACAACGATGCCCACGGCCACGCAATTGAGAATGCCAAAACCTTAAGAGGATTTTTAGGTAAATAG
- a CDS encoding flippase-like domain-containing protein translates to MKKVLVFLFSFVIGLGLFFLVIERVGWEEIKEILFTFSGWKGIAILGITLLIWLVGIWKYKFIFKSQGYNFSAWSLGEILFASFTITYLFPTTYFGGEVFKFYAIKKKFSLPWKKNLAAIAIEKLVSLSILLLFLVVGAVSFLLLSNSLLKNFGIITLVLIGALAIGVTIFYFKSFKKESILKWFFRFFGIENKKNHLVGDIEKEIFLFFDFRKILMWKGLGIAFLRYLLVLIRCWFLLFFLKGEINIFISLAIFSFFYLSYLFPFPARLGSSEAAQVFAFGCLGLGTATGITFSFILRGAEILIALLGLIFLVKLGIKFFLKSKLKKLPHNL, encoded by the coding sequence ATGAAAAAGGTTTTGGTTTTTTTGTTTTCTTTTGTAATCGGGTTGGGTCTTTTTTTCTTAGTTATTGAGCGGGTTGGGTGGGAAGAGATAAAAGAAATTCTTTTCACTTTTTCTGGCTGGAAGGGAATAGCTATTTTAGGAATAACATTGCTAATTTGGTTAGTTGGAATTTGGAAATATAAATTTATTTTTAAATCTCAGGGATATAATTTTTCAGCTTGGAGTTTAGGAGAAATTTTATTTGCTAGCTTCACTATTACTTATTTATTTCCAACCACTTACTTTGGAGGAGAGGTCTTTAAATTTTACGCTATTAAGAAAAAATTTTCTCTACCCTGGAAGAAAAATCTGGCTGCAATTGCTATTGAAAAATTAGTTAGCTTAAGTATTCTTTTATTATTTTTAGTTGTTGGAGCAGTGTCTTTTCTTTTATTAAGTAACTCGCTCTTAAAAAATTTCGGGATAATAACTTTAGTTCTTATCGGAGCTTTAGCTATCGGAGTGACTATTTTTTATTTCAAAAGTTTTAAAAAAGAAAGCATTTTAAAATGGTTTTTTAGATTTTTTGGAATAGAAAACAAAAAGAACCATTTAGTTGGAGATATTGAAAAAGAAATCTTTCTTTTTTTCGATTTTAGAAAAATTCTAATGTGGAAAGGTTTGGGAATTGCTTTTTTAAGATATCTTTTGGTTCTAATTCGCTGTTGGTTCCTGCTTTTCTTTTTAAAAGGAGAAATAAATATTTTTATTTCCTTGGCAATATTTTCTTTCTTCTATTTATCTTATCTCTTTCCTTTCCCAGCCCGACTAGGAAGTTCAGAGGCAGCTCAGGTTTTTGCTTTTGGTTGTTTAGGATTGGGAACAGCTACTGGGATTACTTTTAGTTTTATTTTAAGGGGGGCAGAAATTTTAATTGCCCTTTTAGGACTTATATTTTTAGTAAAACTGGGAATAAAATTTTTCCTCAAGAGCAAGTTAAAAAAGTTGCCCCATAACCTTTAA
- a CDS encoding secondary thiamine-phosphate synthase enzyme YjbQ: MRFSLKTKGFNDIIDITDEISGAVEKAGKEEGICLISCPGSTCGITTIEYEKGVIEDLKRALEKIAPMNKDYEHCKKWGDCNGYAHIRSALIQPFLAVPVEDEKLALGTWQQIIFLDFDNRPREREVIVKVIGN, translated from the coding sequence ATGAGATTTTCTCTAAAAACAAAAGGATTTAATGATATTATTGATATTACAGACGAGATTTCAGGGGCAGTAGAGAAAGCAGGAAAAGAAGAGGGGATATGTTTGATATCTTGTCCTGGTTCAACCTGCGGGATTACTACAATTGAATATGAAAAGGGAGTGATTGAAGATTTGAAAAGGGCTTTAGAAAAAATAGCTCCAATGAATAAAGATTACGAGCATTGTAAAAAATGGGGTGATTGTAATGGTTACGCCCATATCAGGTCAGCCTTAATTCAACCATTTTTAGCAGTGCCAGTTGAAGATGAAAAATTAGCTTTGGGCACGTGGCAACAAATTATTTTCTTGGATTTTGACAATAGACCGAGAGAAAGAGAGGTAATTGTTAAAGTGATTGGTAATTAG
- a CDS encoding MFS transporter, producing MLKSINKVIKVLILGDFFMNSAWGLFAPVFALFIAQNITIGSTAEAAEVAGLATLFYWGTRSLLQIPIGRYLDKNHGEKDDFWFMVIGIFLTALPPFGFLISFLPWHIYGFQVLHAIGMAMFVPSILAIFTRHIDRGKEAFEWGVKSTSLGFGIGVTGAIGGAIAAFLGFKPLFILAGAINMIAVFIFLFIRKRIFSKDHVVYKIPSPESF from the coding sequence ATGCTTAAGTCTATCAACAAAGTTATAAAAGTTTTGATACTCGGTGATTTCTTTATGAATTCTGCCTGGGGTTTGTTTGCTCCTGTTTTCGCTTTATTTATTGCCCAGAATATTACCATCGGAAGTACGGCAGAAGCAGCTGAAGTTGCGGGTCTTGCCACTCTTTTCTATTGGGGTACAAGATCTCTTTTACAAATTCCAATTGGCCGGTATCTTGATAAGAATCATGGAGAGAAAGATGATTTCTGGTTTATGGTTATAGGAATATTTTTAACTGCTTTGCCTCCATTTGGCTTTCTTATTTCTTTTTTACCTTGGCATATTTATGGTTTTCAAGTATTACATGCAATCGGTATGGCAATGTTTGTTCCCTCTATTTTAGCTATTTTTACTCGCCATATTGATAGAGGCAAAGAGGCTTTTGAATGGGGAGTGAAAAGTACTTCTCTTGGTTTTGGTATAGGAGTTACCGGAGCTATTGGCGGAGCTATAGCTGCTTTTCTTGGTTTTAAGCCCCTTTTTATTTTAGCCGGAGCTATAAATATGATAGCTGTTTTTATCTTTTTATTTATTCGCAAAAGAATATTTTCTAAAGACCACGTTGTGTATAAAATTCCTTCTCCAGAATCTTTTTAG
- a CDS encoding MFS transporter → MFKTLNKVVKVMVFSDLVLNSGWGLVGPILAIYIVGSIQGGNVKVAGIAMGVYWLGKSILQIPFSHYLDENHGEKDDYYALFGGTLLASLTPIGFIFATLPWHIYVLQGVHAVGMALAIPSWSAIFTRHIEKKREAFCWGLDSSAIGLGAGVAAILGGAIAEIFGFIPLFIGVSAFGIVASFLFLLIRKEILPKVPEERVFPMPKP, encoded by the coding sequence ATGTTTAAAACTCTTAACAAAGTTGTAAAAGTAATGGTTTTTTCTGATTTGGTTTTGAATTCTGGCTGGGGCTTGGTTGGCCCAATTTTAGCTATTTATATTGTAGGAAGCATTCAGGGAGGAAACGTTAAAGTGGCTGGAATTGCTATGGGAGTTTACTGGTTGGGCAAATCAATTCTCCAAATACCATTTTCTCATTATTTAGACGAGAATCATGGAGAGAAAGACGATTATTATGCCTTATTTGGAGGAACTCTTCTGGCTAGCCTTACTCCGATTGGCTTTATTTTTGCCACATTGCCCTGGCATATATATGTTCTCCAAGGAGTCCATGCCGTAGGTATGGCTCTGGCTATTCCTTCTTGGTCAGCTATTTTCACTCGCCATATTGAGAAAAAAAGAGAGGCCTTTTGCTGGGGCTTAGACAGTTCTGCTATTGGGCTTGGAGCGGGAGTAGCTGCAATTTTAGGAGGAGCAATAGCTGAGATTTTCGGATTTATTCCTCTTTTTATTGGGGTGAGCGCTTTTGGAATAGTAGCTTCCTTTTTGTTTTTACTAATTAGAAAAGAAATTTTGCCGAAAGTGCCAGAAGAAAGAGTATTCCCAATGCCAAAACCATGA
- the polX gene encoding DNA polymerase/3'-5' exonuclease PolX — MRNQELAKIFYDIANYLEMEEVAFKPYAYQKVAITLESLEEDVEEIYKKGGLKGLEEIPGVGKNIALKIEEYLKTGRIKFYEKLKKKTPINLEEMITVEGMGPRKVKILYQKLGIKNLKDLEKAAKSHKIAPLFGFGEKTEKNILEGIAFLKKSKGRFLLGDIMPVVKEVSEELKGLKEVKEISVAGSVRRMKETIGDVDFLIISKNPKKVMDFFVSLPDVIKIWSKGPTKSSVRMKNGFDMDLRVVPAKSYGSALQYFTGSKEHNIATRRIAIAKGLKLNEYGVFKGSKMIAGRTEKEVYKTIGLPLMPPEMRENEGEIEAALRQARGRPNGLPKIIGYDDIRGDLHCHSDWDGGTNSIKEMAEAAIVQGYEYLGIADHTKFLRIEHGLNERQLSQQRKEIEKLNSKFKIQNSKFRVLQGCEANIMNDGSIDIKDEALKKLDYVIAGVHSSMKMEKEKMTERIIKAMKNPNVDIISHPTGRIIKRRDEYQVDFEKILRAARELGTILEINSSPDRLDLKDVYIRRVKEVGVKMVINTDSHHRDQLRFIRFGIAQARRGWAEKKDIINTQSLSELLKFFR; from the coding sequence ATGAGAAATCAGGAGTTAGCTAAAATTTTTTATGACATTGCTAATTATCTTGAGATGGAAGAGGTTGCTTTTAAACCCTATGCTTATCAAAAAGTAGCTATTACTTTAGAATCATTGGAAGAAGACGTTGAAGAAATTTATAAAAAAGGAGGGTTAAAGGGGCTTGAAGAGATTCCTGGGGTAGGAAAAAACATTGCTCTGAAAATTGAAGAATATCTTAAAACCGGAAGAATTAAATTTTACGAGAAATTAAAAAAGAAAACTCCGATAAATTTAGAAGAAATGATTACTGTGGAAGGAATGGGGCCTAGAAAAGTAAAGATTCTTTATCAGAAATTGGGAATTAAGAATTTAAAGGATTTAGAAAAAGCAGCTAAGTCACATAAAATTGCTCCTTTGTTTGGCTTTGGAGAAAAAACAGAAAAGAATATTTTAGAGGGAATTGCTTTTTTGAAAAAGAGTAAAGGAAGATTTCTTTTGGGAGACATAATGCCGGTTGTCAAAGAGGTTTCAGAAGAGTTAAAAGGTTTAAAAGAAGTTAAAGAAATAAGTGTGGCAGGTTCAGTTAGAAGGATGAAAGAGACAATTGGTGACGTTGATTTTTTAATAATTTCAAAAAATCCAAAGAAAGTGATGGATTTTTTTGTTTCTTTACCAGATGTAATTAAAATCTGGAGTAAAGGGCCGACAAAGTCTTCTGTCAGGATGAAAAATGGCTTTGATATGGATTTAAGAGTAGTTCCTGCTAAAAGTTATGGTTCAGCTCTTCAATATTTTACTGGCTCAAAAGAACATAATATTGCTACTCGGCGGATTGCTATAGCTAAAGGTTTGAAGTTGAATGAATATGGAGTTTTCAAGGGCTCTAAAATGATAGCTGGCAGGACTGAAAAAGAAGTTTATAAGACAATTGGTCTTCCCTTGATGCCTCCTGAAATGAGAGAAAACGAGGGAGAAATTGAAGCAGCCCTTCGGCAAGCTCGGGGCAGGCCCAACGGGTTACCAAAAATTATTGGCTACGATGACATTCGGGGAGATTTACATTGTCATTCAGATTGGGATGGTGGAACAAATTCAATTAAAGAGATGGCCGAAGCTGCAATTGTTCAGGGATATGAATATTTGGGCATTGCAGACCATACTAAGTTTTTGAGGATAGAGCATGGATTAAATGAGAGGCAACTATCTCAACAAAGAAAAGAAATTGAAAAATTAAATTCAAAATTCAAAATTCAAAATTCAAAATTTAGAGTATTACAGGGCTGCGAAGCAAACATTATGAATGACGGTTCTATTGATATTAAAGATGAAGCTCTTAAAAAATTAGATTATGTTATTGCTGGAGTTCATTCAAGTATGAAAATGGAAAAAGAAAAAATGACAGAAAGAATAATCAAAGCAATGAAAAATCCTAATGTTGATATTATCTCCCACCCAACAGGAAGAATAATTAAGCGCCGGGATGAGTATCAGGTTGATTTTGAAAAGATTTTAAGAGCGGCCAGGGAACTAGGAACAATCTTAGAAATAAACTCTTCTCCAGACAGATTAGATTTAAAAGATGTGTATATTAGGAGAGTAAAAGAAGTAGGGGTAAAAATGGTAATTAATACTGATTCTCATCATAGAGATCAGTTGAGATTTATTAGATTTGGAATTGCCCAAGCTCGGCGCGGCTGGGCAGAGAAAAAAGATATCATCAACACCCAGTCATTAAGTGAGCTTTTAAAATTTTTTAGATAA
- a CDS encoding NUDIX domain-containing protein, with product MPKETSAGAVIFRKEDSNIYYLLLHYKSGHWDFPKGNIEKGEKEGETVKREVAEETGIEDIKIVEGFKEWIKYFYRKTYGLNENEKKKVPWTFKIVTFYLAETRTKEVKISFEHIGYEWLIYKEAIERVTYKNAKEVLKKANEYLISKKSI from the coding sequence ATGCCAAAGGAAACATCAGCTGGAGCTGTAATTTTTAGAAAAGAGGATAGTAATATTTACTATCTCCTTTTGCATTACAAATCAGGCCATTGGGATTTTCCTAAGGGAAATATTGAAAAAGGGGAGAAAGAAGGAGAGACGGTAAAGAGAGAAGTAGCGGAAGAAACAGGAATTGAGGATATTAAGATAGTTGAAGGTTTTAAAGAATGGATAAAATATTTTTATCGCAAAACCTATGGTTTAAATGAAAATGAGAAGAAAAAAGTTCCCTGGACTTTCAAAATAGTTACTTTTTATTTAGCTGAGACCAGGACTAAAGAAGTGAAAATTTCTTTTGAACATATAGGATATGAATGGTTAATATATAAAGAGGCGATTGAAAGAGTAACATATAAGAATGCTAAGGAGGTTTTAAAGAAAGCAAATGAATACCTTATTTCAAAGAAAAGTATATAA
- a CDS encoding MGMT family protein → MNTLFQRKVYKVVKEIPKGKVLTYKIVAKKAGYPRAWRAVGNVLNRNKNPEIPCHRVIRSNGNIGGYNRGVKRKRTLLLKEGVVVKNIKVVR, encoded by the coding sequence ATGAATACCTTATTTCAAAGAAAAGTATATAAAGTGGTTAAAGAGATTCCAAAAGGTAAGGTTTTGACATACAAAATAGTAGCTAAGAAAGCAGGCTATCCACGAGCGTGGAGAGCAGTAGGAAATGTTTTGAATAGAAATAAAAATCCTGAGATTCCTTGCCATCGGGTAATAAGAAGCAATGGAAATATTGGAGGATACAACCGAGGAGTAAAACGAAAAAGAACTTTACTTTTAAAAGAAGGTGTGGTAGTAAAGAATATCAAAGTTGTTCGTTGA
- the rplT gene encoding 50S ribosomal protein L20: MVRVKRGKAAHKRRKKVLKHTKGFRWGRKSKYKAAKEALMHAWKYAYRDRRVKKREFRKLWQIQINSACRKQGLSYSRFIHELKEKKIELDRKILADLAKNNPNIFEKIVEEVKK; the protein is encoded by the coding sequence ATGGTTCGTGTAAAAAGAGGAAAAGCTGCACACAAAAGAAGAAAAAAAGTATTAAAACATACTAAAGGTTTTCGTTGGGGAAGAAAATCAAAGTACAAAGCAGCAAAAGAGGCATTAATGCATGCCTGGAAATATGCTTATCGAGATAGAAGGGTCAAAAAAAGGGAATTTAGAAAACTCTGGCAAATTCAAATAAATTCTGCCTGTAGAAAGCAGGGTTTATCCTACAGTCGTTTTATCCACGAACTAAAAGAAAAAAAGATTGAACTTGATAGAAAAATCTTAGCCGACCTCGCAAAAAACAATCCCAACATCTTTGAAAAGATCGTAGAAGAGGTAAAAAAATAA
- a CDS encoding 50S ribosomal protein L35: MKTRKSIKKRFKITKTGKVLRRATGQDHYRAKKTGKRKRKGRKWVKVSKPFARKIKKLIK; the protein is encoded by the coding sequence ATGAAAACGAGAAAATCAATCAAAAAACGTTTTAAAATAACTAAAACCGGTAAGGTTCTAAGAAGAGCGACTGGACAGGACCATTATCGGGCGAAAAAAACGGGTAAGAGGAAAAGAAAAGGCCGGAAATGGGTTAAAGTTTCCAAGCCATTTGCCAGGAAGATTAAGAAGTTAATTAAGTAA
- the infC gene encoding translation initiation factor IF-3, whose translation MQRKPLVNNRIRAREVRVIDEAGKQLGVLVLTKALQIARERGFDLIQVTEKVEPPVCKLMDYGKYLYQLKKKEKSAKDHRISLLKGIRLTFGISEHDLETRVRQTEKFLKSGYKVRIEMKLRGREKAHQDFAKEKIKKFLEALEKSIPIKIERELKRQPRGLTMIISKK comes from the coding sequence GTGCAAAGAAAACCATTAGTCAACAATCGAATAAGGGCCAGAGAAGTAAGGGTGATTGATGAAGCTGGAAAACAACTGGGAGTTTTGGTATTAACAAAAGCGCTCCAAATAGCAAGGGAGCGCGGTTTCGATTTAATCCAGGTTACAGAAAAAGTTGAGCCGCCTGTTTGTAAACTAATGGACTATGGAAAATATCTTTATCAACTGAAAAAGAAAGAAAAATCAGCTAAAGATCACCGGATAAGCTTACTTAAAGGAATAAGATTAACTTTTGGAATTTCTGAACACGATTTAGAAACAAGAGTCAGACAAACAGAAAAATTTTTAAAGTCAGGATATAAGGTTAGAATAGAGATGAAATTGAGAGGAAGAGAAAAAGCACATCAAGATTTTGCTAAAGAAAAAATAAAAAAATTTCTTGAGGCATTAGAAAAGTCAATTCCAATAAAAATTGAAAGAGAATTAAAAAGACAACCAAGAGGATTAACAATGATTATTTCCAAAAAATAG
- the smpB gene encoding SsrA-binding protein SmpB: protein MKVLAENRKARFDYEILEKFEAGMVLIGQEVKSIKSGRMSLKGSYVVLKGEEPYLIGANIPPYQPKNAPKDYEPEKSRKLLLNKLEIKHLIGKTKQKGLTLIPLRVYTKRGKIKLEFGIAKGRKKADKRELIKKREAERELKRELKSRG from the coding sequence ATGAAGGTTCTTGCGGAAAATAGAAAAGCGAGGTTTGACTATGAAATCCTGGAGAAATTTGAAGCAGGCATGGTTTTGATTGGACAGGAAGTAAAGTCAATAAAATCAGGGAGGATGAGCTTAAAAGGTTCTTATGTGGTTCTAAAGGGAGAGGAACCGTATTTAATCGGAGCTAATATCCCTCCTTATCAACCAAAAAACGCTCCTAAAGATTATGAACCAGAAAAGTCAAGAAAACTTCTTTTGAATAAGTTAGAAATTAAACATTTAATCGGGAAAACAAAACAAAAGGGCTTGACTTTAATACCCTTAAGAGTGTATACTAAGAGAGGTAAAATTAAGCTTGAATTTGGAATAGCTAAAGGAAGAAAAAAAGCTGACAAAAGAGAGCTAATTAAAAAACGAGAAGCAGAAAGAGAATTAAAAAGAGAATTAAAATCACGGGGATGA
- a CDS encoding arginine--tRNA ligase, which translates to MIRNDIRKLIEKAVKELGFKVPEVLVEEPREKAYGNYATNVAMTIGKEDPIKIAEMIKSKIKSNIIEKIDVVKPGFINFFISKEYLQEQVGEILKEKEKFGDLKLGKGKKVQVEFISANPTGPLTVGNARGGPFGDALGNILKKAGFNVEKAFYINNYGMQILALGNSVLKNKEAKYKGKYIDYLSKKIKGKDPYKAGEKAAKIIVDEMIKKTADRMGIKYDEWFSETKLHKSGEVDKVSEFLKKKGLAYKKEGALWFKSTKFGDNRDRVIIKKDSWKTYLAGDIAYHKYKFEKKKFDKVIDVWGADHAGDVFGLQAGMTAFGHKGKLDIILLQFVTLLEKKKKIKMSKRRGVYVAMDELLDKVGADVTKFFFLQKSADTHLNFDVSIAKEQSEKNPVYYVQYAHARICSILRKAKGFKFQVSSFRLLDHPSELSLIKRLIRFPEIIGDTAKDYQVQRVPQYATDLATEFHKFYRDCKVISDDKELSQARLSLILATQTVLKNTLDLMGISAPKKM; encoded by the coding sequence ATGATTAGGAATGATATCAGGAAATTAATAGAGAAAGCAGTAAAGGAGCTTGGTTTTAAGGTTCCAGAGGTTTTGGTTGAGGAGCCGAGGGAGAAGGCATACGGTAATTATGCCACTAATGTTGCAATGACGATTGGGAAAGAAGATCCAATAAAGATAGCTGAAATGATAAAATCAAAAATTAAAAGCAATATTATCGAGAAGATTGATGTTGTTAAACCGGGTTTTATTAATTTTTTTATTTCCAAAGAGTATTTGCAAGAACAAGTAGGGGAGATTTTAAAAGAAAAAGAGAAATTTGGTGATTTGAAACTCGGGAAGGGTAAAAAAGTTCAAGTAGAATTTATTTCCGCGAATCCAACAGGTCCCTTAACAGTAGGTAATGCTCGAGGCGGTCCTTTTGGTGATGCCTTGGGGAATATCCTGAAAAAAGCTGGTTTTAACGTTGAAAAAGCTTTTTATATCAATAATTACGGGATGCAAATTTTAGCTTTGGGAAATTCTGTTTTGAAAAATAAAGAAGCTAAATACAAAGGTAAATATATTGATTATTTAAGCAAAAAAATTAAAGGGAAAGATCCTTATAAAGCAGGGGAGAAGGCAGCTAAAATTATTGTTGATGAAATGATTAAGAAGACAGCTGATAGAATGGGAATAAAGTATGACGAGTGGTTTTCAGAAACAAAACTTCACAAATCTGGAGAAGTTGATAAGGTTTCAGAGTTTTTAAAGAAAAAAGGTTTAGCTTATAAAAAAGAAGGAGCTTTGTGGTTTAAATCTACAAAATTTGGTGATAATAGAGACAGGGTTATTATCAAAAAAGATAGCTGGAAAACTTATTTGGCTGGAGATATTGCCTATCATAAATATAAATTTGAGAAGAAGAAGTTTGATAAAGTAATCGATGTTTGGGGGGCTGACCATGCTGGCGATGTTTTTGGTTTGCAGGCTGGAATGACTGCTTTTGGCCACAAAGGAAAGCTTGATATAATTCTTTTACAATTTGTTACTCTCTTGGAAAAAAAGAAAAAAATCAAAATGTCCAAAAGGCGGGGTGTTTATGTTGCCATGGATGAGCTACTTGATAAAGTTGGAGCTGATGTTACTAAGTTCTTTTTCTTACAAAAGTCAGCTGACACTCACTTAAATTTTGACGTCTCTATAGCTAAAGAGCAATCAGAGAAGAATCCGGTTTATTATGTCCAATACGCTCATGCCAGGATTTGTAGCATTTTACGTAAAGCAAAAGGTTTCAAGTTTCAAGTTTCAAGTTTCAGGTTATTAGATCATCCAAGCGAACTATCTTTAATTAAGCGGTTGATTAGATTCCCAGAAATTATTGGAGATACTGCTAAAGATTATCAGGTGCAGAGAGTTCCTCAATATGCAACTGATTTAGCTACTGAGTTTCATAAATTTTATCGCGATTGTAAGGTTATTTCAGACGATAAAGAGTTAAGCCAGGCAAGATTATCTTTAATTTTAGCAACCCAAACCGTTCTTAAAAATACTTTAGATTTAATGGGAATTAGCGCCCCAAAAAAAATGTAA